Proteins encoded in a region of the Zea mays cultivar B73 chromosome 2, Zm-B73-REFERENCE-NAM-5.0, whole genome shotgun sequence genome:
- the LOC100278590 gene encoding uncharacterized protein LOC100278590 (The RefSeq protein has 1 frameshift compared to this genomic sequence), translating into MGPSSLGVLGGPPLFAWRWTRPRLRQDCSGTSLLNPTVAYLFWKSSWRSCIIKRNRSRNTSELATFPWWNVWTIPVPCPGYCRLHVHRGTSVALLVGELRFGRSLLDVIGPPSSLLDDRLEDILEGYDEAPSRVMDKLSIDNVVRKAW; encoded by the exons ATGGGACCCTCTTCTCTAGGAGTCTTGGGAGGACCTCCACTTTTCGCGTGGCGCTGGACACGACCGAGGCTAAGGCAGGATTGCTCCGGGACCAGCTTGCTGAATCCGACGGTCGCGTATCTT TTCTGGAAGTCGAGCTGGAGAagttgcatcatcaagcggaatagGTCACGGAATACGTCGGAGCTCGCAACTTTTCCTTGGTGGAACGTTTGGACAATA CCGGTGCCATGTCCGGGATATTGTCGACTCCACGTACACCGAGGGACATCCGTAGCGTTGCTTGTTGGGGAGCTTCGGTTCGGCCGCAGTCTCCTGGATGTCATTGGCCCACCTTCGTCTCTCCTAGATGATAGACTAGAGGACATCCTGGAGGGCTACGATGAGGCGCCCAGTCGTGTCATGGACAAGTTGTCTATAGATAATGTTGTCCGCAAGGCCTGGTGA